One window of Roseisolibacter agri genomic DNA carries:
- a CDS encoding CheR family methyltransferase, producing MSALAVESDLTAAQFREISRTVYEIAGIQLREGKEGLVRSRLAKRLRALNLPTFEAYLDRVRADARELAEMVDQLTTNKTSFFRESAHFDFLRERVLPTLGAGPVRIWSAGCSSGEEPYTLAMIIRDAWSDADRRDVKILATDISRRVLATAQAGVYPDALMEDVAPDLLRRHWTRSAATPAGGRPDSGTGWRASDALRKLVTFAPLNLMGKWPMRGPFQAIFCRNVMIYFDKATQQALVERYYDLLAPGGHLFVGHSESLSALSHRFAYVQPAVYRK from the coding sequence ATGAGCGCCCTCGCCGTCGAATCCGACCTCACCGCGGCCCAGTTCCGCGAGATCAGCCGCACGGTCTACGAGATCGCCGGCATCCAGCTCCGCGAGGGGAAGGAAGGGCTGGTGCGCTCGCGTCTCGCCAAGCGGCTGCGCGCGCTCAACCTGCCGACCTTCGAGGCGTACCTCGACCGCGTGCGCGCCGACGCGCGCGAGCTGGCCGAGATGGTCGATCAGCTCACCACCAACAAGACCAGCTTCTTCCGCGAGTCCGCGCACTTCGACTTCCTCCGCGAGCGCGTGCTGCCGACGCTGGGCGCGGGGCCCGTGCGCATCTGGAGCGCCGGCTGCTCCAGCGGCGAGGAGCCGTACACGCTGGCGATGATCATCCGTGACGCGTGGTCGGACGCCGACCGCCGTGACGTGAAGATCCTCGCCACCGACATCTCGCGCCGCGTGCTCGCGACCGCGCAGGCGGGCGTCTATCCCGACGCGCTGATGGAGGACGTCGCGCCCGACCTGCTGCGCCGCCACTGGACGCGCTCGGCCGCCACGCCGGCGGGGGGGCGCCCCGACTCGGGCACCGGCTGGCGCGCGAGCGACGCGCTGCGGAAGCTCGTCACCTTCGCGCCGCTGAACCTGATGGGGAAGTGGCCGATGCGCGGGCCGTTCCAGGCGATCTTCTGCCGCAACGTGATGATCTACTTCGACAAGGCGACGCAGCAGGCGCTGGTCGAGCGCTACTACGACCTGCTCGCGCCGGGCGGCCACCTGTTCGTGGGCCACTCCGAGAGCCTGAGCGCGCTGTCGCACCGGTTCGCGTACGTGCAGCCCGCGGTGTACCGCAAGTGA
- a CDS encoding chemotaxis protein CheW gives MPSTPGGAAVATPAQDRGGKFLTFYLADEEYGVEILKVQEIIGLQPITRVPRTPAFIRGVINLRGKVIPIMDLRERFGMASAAEALAGATEAEVAAAEAVRCIIVVEVVGPTGRAVPVGIVVDRVSEVSAIAGAEIEDAPSFGSGVRTEYLLGLGKSQGRVKLLLDIDRVLAADELEQLPDADVEADAA, from the coding sequence ATGCCTTCCACGCCCGGCGGCGCCGCCGTGGCCACCCCGGCGCAGGACCGCGGCGGGAAGTTCCTGACCTTCTACCTCGCCGACGAGGAGTACGGCGTGGAGATCCTGAAGGTGCAGGAGATCATCGGCCTGCAGCCGATCACGCGCGTGCCGCGCACCCCGGCCTTCATCCGCGGCGTCATCAACCTGCGCGGCAAGGTCATCCCGATCATGGACCTCCGGGAGCGCTTCGGCATGGCGAGCGCCGCCGAGGCCCTCGCCGGCGCCACGGAGGCCGAGGTGGCCGCCGCCGAGGCCGTGCGCTGCATCATCGTCGTGGAAGTGGTGGGGCCCACGGGCCGCGCGGTGCCGGTCGGGATCGTGGTGGACCGGGTGAGCGAGGTCTCGGCGATCGCGGGCGCGGAGATCGAGGACGCGCCGAGCTTCGGCTCCGGCGTGCGCACCGAGTACCTGCTGGGGCTCGGCAAGTCGCAGGGGCGCGTCAAGCTGCTGCTCGACATCGACCGCGTGCTCGCGGCGGACGAGCTGGAGCAGCTGCCGGACGCGGACGTCGAGGCCGACGCGGCCTGA
- a CDS encoding HAMP domain-containing methyl-accepting chemotaxis protein has product MTWFDNLRLSRKLALAFTSLVALMLGLGGVAYTQLGAIRANTVDIADNWLVGTRTLGEVRRSAFQLRIGARDAILARTDEARAGALKAIASARDSVAAARHRYEATITTAEERELNKAIWAAFTEYDTGVKPLLDAVEQRDFIAAVTALDAIQPAGSRLTAAIAAAVDFNTRGAQQASADAADTFTRGKQLVVGVLFAAVLLSIVLAVTLVRGIAIPVGRVTGQLRLLADGDVTGTADGARDADAARRDEVGTLAAACADLRRSQRAIAGAAEALGDGDLSVAVDPRGERDVLGHAFVRLRATVERLTGDVASLTVAAREGRLDTRADAARYRGAFAELMDGLNATLDAVVAPMQESTAVLERLAQRDLTARVNGDYAGDHARVKDALNAAVDALGEALREVASASDQVAAAGGQIAGGAQVLAEGASEQAATLEEVAASVHELNAMAERSVENAGEARALAATTQSSATAGAEKMTRLASALDAIKTSADQTVRIVKTIDEIAFQTNLLALNAAVEAARAGDAGRGFAVVAEEVRALALRSAEAARNTAALIEESAQRVAGGVVLGQQVAADFSEMTRQVSRTSEVVTEIAAASEQQTGGVRQIVQAIGEMNGATQQTAANAEEAAAAAEELSAQAARLQEVVGEFRLGTSQAAPAAPRAAGEAQASRSPRRHSLV; this is encoded by the coding sequence ATGACCTGGTTCGACAACCTCCGCCTCTCCCGCAAGCTCGCGCTCGCGTTCACGTCGCTGGTCGCCCTCATGCTGGGCCTGGGCGGCGTGGCGTACACGCAGCTCGGCGCCATCCGCGCGAACACCGTGGACATCGCCGACAACTGGCTCGTCGGCACGCGCACGCTCGGCGAGGTGCGCCGCTCGGCGTTCCAGCTCCGGATCGGCGCGCGCGACGCCATCCTCGCCCGCACCGACGAGGCGCGCGCTGGTGCGCTCAAGGCCATCGCGAGCGCGCGCGACAGCGTCGCCGCGGCGCGCCACCGCTACGAGGCGACCATCACGACCGCCGAGGAGCGGGAGCTCAACAAGGCGATCTGGGCCGCGTTCACGGAGTACGACACCGGCGTGAAGCCGCTGCTCGACGCCGTGGAGCAGCGCGACTTCATCGCCGCCGTCACGGCGCTCGACGCGATCCAGCCGGCGGGCAGCCGCCTGACCGCGGCCATCGCCGCCGCGGTGGACTTCAACACGCGCGGCGCGCAGCAGGCGTCGGCCGATGCAGCCGACACGTTCACGCGCGGCAAGCAGCTGGTGGTCGGCGTGCTGTTCGCGGCGGTGCTCCTCAGCATCGTGCTGGCGGTGACGCTCGTGCGCGGCATCGCGATCCCGGTCGGCCGCGTCACCGGCCAGCTCCGCCTGCTCGCGGACGGCGACGTGACCGGCACCGCCGACGGTGCGCGCGACGCCGATGCGGCGCGGCGCGACGAGGTGGGCACGCTGGCCGCCGCGTGCGCGGACCTGCGCCGGTCGCAGCGCGCCATCGCCGGCGCGGCCGAGGCGCTCGGCGACGGCGACCTGTCGGTGGCCGTCGATCCGCGCGGCGAGCGCGACGTCCTCGGTCATGCGTTCGTGCGCCTGCGCGCGACGGTCGAGCGGCTCACGGGCGACGTGGCGTCGCTCACGGTCGCGGCGCGCGAGGGGCGTCTCGACACGCGGGCCGACGCCGCGCGCTATCGCGGCGCGTTCGCGGAGCTGATGGATGGGCTGAACGCGACGCTGGACGCGGTCGTCGCGCCGATGCAGGAGTCGACCGCGGTGCTGGAGCGCCTCGCGCAGCGCGACCTGACGGCGCGCGTGAACGGCGACTACGCGGGCGACCATGCGCGCGTGAAGGACGCGCTCAACGCCGCGGTGGACGCCCTGGGCGAGGCGCTGCGCGAGGTCGCGTCGGCGAGCGACCAGGTGGCGGCCGCCGGCGGGCAGATCGCGGGTGGCGCGCAGGTGCTCGCGGAAGGCGCGAGCGAGCAGGCCGCCACGCTCGAGGAGGTCGCGGCCAGCGTGCACGAGCTGAACGCGATGGCCGAGCGCAGCGTGGAGAACGCCGGCGAGGCGCGCGCGCTCGCGGCGACGACGCAGAGCAGCGCCACCGCGGGCGCCGAGAAGATGACGCGCCTCGCGTCCGCGCTCGACGCCATCAAGACGTCGGCCGACCAGACGGTGCGCATCGTGAAGACGATCGACGAGATCGCGTTCCAGACGAACCTGCTCGCGCTCAACGCCGCCGTCGAGGCGGCGCGCGCGGGCGACGCGGGCCGCGGCTTCGCGGTCGTGGCGGAAGAGGTCCGCGCGCTCGCGCTCCGCAGCGCGGAAGCGGCGCGCAACACCGCCGCGCTGATCGAGGAGAGCGCGCAGCGCGTCGCGGGCGGCGTGGTCCTCGGGCAGCAGGTCGCCGCGGACTTCAGCGAGATGACGCGCCAGGTGTCGCGCACCTCGGAGGTCGTCACCGAGATCGCGGCCGCGTCCGAGCAGCAGACCGGCGGCGTGCGGCAGATCGTGCAGGCCATCGGCGAGATGAACGGTGCCACCCAGCAGACCGCCGCGAACGCCGAGGAGGCCGCGGCGGCGGCCGAGGAGCTGTCCGCCCAGGCGGCACGCCTGCAGGAGGTCGTGGGCGAGTTCCGACTCGGTACGTCCCAGGCGGCGCCGGCGGCGCCGCGCGCGGCCGGCGAGGCTCAAGCGAGCCGCAGCCCGCGCCGACACTCCCTGGTGTGA